GAACCCACAGGATTTCCTACCTGGGGCTTACGTGCAATTCCTCAGAGTTGATGGGAACGAACTCACGGATGATATTGTTGACAGTCTTGCAGTACGCGGGGCGATTTCTGACCAGATCCGCCGTTTAGACGATAAACTGATAGCACATAACCGCATTGCAGTTGATATTATATCCGGTCCCATTGAAAAACGGACAGCACTTTATCCAATAGAAGCGGTGCAACAGATCACCCGAAATGCTATTATGCACCGGACTTACGAAGGCACGAATGCCCCGGTTCATGTGTATTGGTACAACGACCGGATCGAGATTTTAAGCCCCGGCGGTGTATTTGGTAGTATAACGGCTGAAAATTTTGGGAAACCCGGGTTTGTTGACTATCGAAACCCTAATTTGGCGGAAGCGATGCGGACTTTTGAACTCGTGCAACGTTTTGGTGTGGGCATACGAATAGCGAGAAGGTTACTGGCAGAAGCGGGGCATCCAGAACCGAAATTTGAAATTAATAGCACACACGCCTCGGCGATAATACACGCAAAGTAATGGACAAATGCCGTCGGTTTTCCAGCAGCGTAAAGGGAACAACAAATCTATTGTTCCCTTGTCGCAACTTTATAGCAGACACAAAAGGCGTTGAAAAGAGCGAATTTACTTTGAGATAGTCGAGATAGTCTGTTGAGCGACGGCGTTTTGCGTTGATACAATCACGCTTTGCAACGCCTGAAAGTAATTCATCTCAGCCATCTTGATGGTATGTTTATCCTCGGTTGCGCGTGCGCGTTTGAGTGCTTCCCAGTTCAACGCGAGCATCCGATTGGTTTTCTCTAAGACTCTCCAATTCGCGTTTGAAATCATTGTATCCTCCGGAAATGGGTTCACGCTATCGGCGGCATATCGTTCCGCTCAAACAGCGCATTCAACGCTTGGCTCAGCAGCGCTTGAATACTCGTCTCCTTCTCCAATGCGAGCATTTTCAACTGCCGATGCACATCTTTATCGAAATGTCCCGAAATCATCTTTTTCCCTTGACGAGATGGCGGCACCATTGCTGTCGGTTTCGGTGTCATTTGCACATCAACCGCCTCTTGCTGAATTTGCTCGGTACCGCTAAATGTTTCTGCGAGTGTGGGTTTATTTGGCATTAGACCTCCTCGCTTTACGCCTACTTGATAGAATTACCAGAATCTTCATTTAGACCTCCGCACATGTAGACATGTAGACATGTAGACATGTGTGAGAGTATAAACGTTGGGTTTGCAGATCGGTTACAGATTCAGATGCAGAAAGTCTGGCTTCTTTTTTACTGACTATTACGCCGAAATATAGTATACTTATTTTACAATTTCTGATGCTGGTCAAAACAAGAAGATATGCCTCACACTGATTCTGGATGATGCCGTTGAAAGCCAAACCGATGCAACTTCAGTTCTACACCAAACCTGACTGTCCGCTTTGTGACGAGGCAAAAGCAGTTCTCCAGAACATCAGTGCGAAGGCATCATTTATTACGGTGGAAGAAATCGACATTACGAAAGATCTAAGACTCTTCACGAAATATAAATATCGGATTCCTGTGCTTGAGTTGGATGGGCAGCCGCTTTTTACGCATCACGTTACGCATTGGAAGTTGATGTGGCAGCTACGATGGCACCGGGCTCGGAGACATTTCATTGGTAGGAGGGATTTGTAATCCCGAAACGGGTTAGAACCTGAGGAGATCACCATGGCATTTCCATCTCATGGCACAACGCATCGCTCGACAGTAACGGGTACACGCGGAATGGCGACAAGCGCGCATCCGCTCGCAAGTCTCGCTGGCGCGCGGATGTTACTTGCTGGGGGTAATGCGTTTGATGCGGCAGTCGCCGTCGCTTCAACGCTTAACGTTGTTGAACCCTATATGTCGGGTATTGCTGGCAATGGGTATATGCTGATCTATAGTGCGAAGGAAAAACGGCACCGCGTGTTAGATTATCTGGGCACTGCGCCTTACGCAGCGACACTGGATGTCTATCCGACACTCGAAAGTCAGCAGATTGGCATTCGTGCAGGTATGGTGCCCGGTGGCTGTGGCGGATGGTTGGCATTGCTGGAACATTACGGAAGTATGGATCACGCAGATGTCTTCGCGCCGGCAATTGAATTAGCAGAAAATGGGTACGCCGTCACCGTCAAGAATGCGGAATTCATGGCAGGTGCGTATCACTATTTTTCGGAAAGGGCTGCAGAAGTTATTGCCTCGCGTGGGAGAACCCCACATCCGGGCGAAGTTTTGGTGCAGAAAGATCTCGCGCAAACGTTTCGCACGGTTGCAGAAGGCGGCGCAGAAGCGTTCTACCGTGGCGATATTGCTAAAGAGATTGTCCGTTTTTCCGAAGAAACTGATGGACTGATTACTGAAAAGGATTTGGCTGATTTTGAGGTGGAGTGGCAGGAGCCTCTCTCTGTTACCTACAAAGATTACGAAGTCTACTGCCCACCGCCGCCGTGTTCCGGCTTTCAGTACTTGGAGACGCTGAATATTTTAGAGAACGATGGACTTGGTGAACTCGGACACAATACGCCAGAATACCTGCATCTACTGATTGAAGCGATTAAGTTAGCGAGTGCGGATAGAGCCGAGTATGCACCGCGCCCGAATCCGCCGATCGAACGGTTGCTATCTAAGGACTATGCCCAGGCACAGCGCGAACGCATTGGTGAACAAGCAGCAGTTAGCGGTGGCGAACGCTGGTCAAAGGATAAACTCCCCGGTGAAATCGTCGCTGACGATTGGACAACCGAATGCACAACCCATTTCGACACCGCTGATGCAGAGGGCAATATCGTCGCTGTGACACAGAGTCTCGGACAACCCTTCGGCTCAGGCGTGATTCTCGGTTCAACGGGGATGTTCCTCAACAATTTCATGAACTGGTTTGACAGAATCCCAGAGAGTCCGAACGCTGTTGGACCGCATAAACGGATAGAGATGTGTATGTCGCCGTGCCAAGTTTGGAAAGGCGGGAACCCGTTCGCGGCAATCGGTACCCCCGGAAGCCATGGCATCCTACAGACAACCTTGCAGATGGTGTTGAATCTAATTGAACACGGGATGAACGTTCAGGCGGCGATTGAGGCACCACGCATTCGGTTGGTAAACCCCGGTACGCATGTGAGTATGGAGGGACGCATCCCTGCTGCCGTTCGTGCAGCGTTAGAAGCACGCGGACATGAGGTAGAGGTGTTACCCGATTGGACAGCAACTGTCGGCGGAGGGCACGGTATTGCCTTTGATCCCGAAGAAGGAAGTTTTATGGGTGGTGCTGATCCGCGGCGCGATGGGTATGCAATAGGTGTGTAACCTATAGTCGTCCTTCTTTTATTTTAAAAGTATCAATTGCTATGGATGTCTACTATGGATGTCCCTAAAGGTGAGGGTTTAAGTGATTCATCCGAAACACATTGTTTCTGTCTCTGGGTTGATAAGTCATCCTAATAGTAAAATTTTGCTTATACGG
This region of Candidatus Poribacteria bacterium genomic DNA includes:
- a CDS encoding glutaredoxin family protein; translated protein: MKAKPMQLQFYTKPDCPLCDEAKAVLQNISAKASFITVEEIDITKDLRLFTKYKYRIPVLELDGQPLFTHHVTHWKLMWQLRWHRARRHFIGRRDL
- the ggt gene encoding gamma-glutamyltransferase; the encoded protein is MAFPSHGTTHRSTVTGTRGMATSAHPLASLAGARMLLAGGNAFDAAVAVASTLNVVEPYMSGIAGNGYMLIYSAKEKRHRVLDYLGTAPYAATLDVYPTLESQQIGIRAGMVPGGCGGWLALLEHYGSMDHADVFAPAIELAENGYAVTVKNAEFMAGAYHYFSERAAEVIASRGRTPHPGEVLVQKDLAQTFRTVAEGGAEAFYRGDIAKEIVRFSEETDGLITEKDLADFEVEWQEPLSVTYKDYEVYCPPPPCSGFQYLETLNILENDGLGELGHNTPEYLHLLIEAIKLASADRAEYAPRPNPPIERLLSKDYAQAQRERIGEQAAVSGGERWSKDKLPGEIVADDWTTECTTHFDTADAEGNIVAVTQSLGQPFGSGVILGSTGMFLNNFMNWFDRIPESPNAVGPHKRIEMCMSPCQVWKGGNPFAAIGTPGSHGILQTTLQMVLNLIEHGMNVQAAIEAPRIRLVNPGTHVSMEGRIPAAVRAALEARGHEVEVLPDWTATVGGGHGIAFDPEEGSFMGGADPRRDGYAIGV